A single region of the Actinoplanes sp. SE50/110 genome encodes:
- a CDS encoding pitrilysin family protein — protein MTALYDVDGVPALHAPGTGPMRAGLIFRVGFADEPLARHGITHLLEHLALHSLGMTDHHFNGTTGVEHTSFHLTGTPDEVATFLTRVSTALHDLPAHRLPVEKDLLRAEANGRGIDPKPLWRHGAIGYGTVSYPEWGLPAITADDLRTWAARYFTRDNAVLWVAGDRIPAGLRLALPPGRREPAPDPSNALPVTPAWFSGGDSVVAWDALVARGAATEVFADVLERTMFRQMRQEAGLSYTVGAHWRPIGSGQALVTAVADALPEKSGAALGEFLDVLATLRAGRIHPDDLSTVVRQRAQALWQAEQSGERLEAVARDLLAGLPVRSAEAEFRVYEAVTLPEIVAVAEAASANGLLMVPDGSYGGWAGFTHAPTASDTLVTGTAYESLNDPAERLLVGPDGISMIAPDARATVRYAACSIMRAWPDGARLLVGTDGIRIMVEPDLYRAGDDAIGWIDRAVPAHLRVDQPPRDPSALPTPAPARPAPASASASASASASAKRFNPKTQRTLSYVMSGISAGGVVSMQQHEPVLAALFLLLLILVTTGGHVMRRRLRHHM, from the coding sequence ATGACGGCGTTGTACGACGTGGACGGCGTGCCCGCCCTGCATGCTCCCGGCACCGGCCCGATGCGTGCCGGGCTGATCTTCCGGGTGGGTTTCGCCGACGAGCCGCTCGCCCGGCACGGCATCACCCACCTGCTGGAACACCTTGCGCTGCACTCGCTGGGGATGACCGACCACCACTTCAACGGCACGACCGGGGTGGAGCACACCAGCTTCCACCTGACCGGCACCCCGGACGAGGTGGCGACGTTCCTGACCCGGGTCAGCACCGCCCTGCACGACCTGCCGGCGCACCGGCTGCCGGTGGAGAAGGATCTGCTGCGCGCCGAGGCGAACGGGCGCGGCATCGACCCGAAACCGCTGTGGCGGCACGGCGCGATCGGGTACGGGACCGTGTCGTACCCGGAGTGGGGCCTGCCCGCGATCACCGCCGATGACCTGCGGACCTGGGCGGCACGCTACTTCACCAGGGACAACGCGGTGCTGTGGGTGGCCGGCGACCGTATCCCGGCCGGGCTGCGGCTGGCCCTGCCGCCCGGGCGCCGCGAGCCCGCGCCGGACCCGTCGAACGCGCTGCCGGTCACTCCGGCCTGGTTCAGCGGCGGCGACAGCGTGGTGGCCTGGGACGCGCTCGTCGCCCGCGGCGCGGCCACCGAGGTCTTCGCCGACGTGCTGGAACGCACCATGTTCCGGCAGATGCGCCAGGAGGCCGGGCTGTCCTACACGGTGGGTGCACACTGGCGGCCGATCGGTTCCGGACAGGCGCTGGTGACCGCGGTCGCCGACGCGCTGCCCGAGAAGTCCGGGGCGGCGCTCGGCGAATTCCTCGACGTGCTGGCCACGCTGCGCGCCGGACGGATCCATCCGGACGACCTGTCGACCGTCGTGCGGCAGCGCGCGCAGGCGCTGTGGCAGGCCGAGCAGTCCGGGGAGCGGCTCGAGGCGGTGGCCCGCGACCTGCTGGCCGGGCTGCCGGTGCGCTCGGCCGAGGCGGAATTCCGGGTGTACGAGGCGGTCACCCTCCCGGAGATCGTCGCGGTGGCCGAGGCGGCGAGCGCGAACGGGCTGCTGATGGTCCCGGACGGTTCGTACGGCGGGTGGGCCGGGTTCACGCACGCGCCGACCGCGTCGGACACCCTGGTCACCGGCACCGCGTACGAGTCGCTGAACGACCCGGCGGAACGTCTGCTGGTCGGCCCGGACGGGATCAGCATGATCGCCCCGGATGCCCGGGCGACCGTCCGCTACGCGGCATGCTCGATCATGCGGGCCTGGCCGGACGGCGCCCGGCTGCTGGTCGGCACCGACGGCATCCGCATCATGGTCGAACCCGATCTGTACCGCGCCGGCGACGACGCGATCGGCTGGATCGACCGTGCCGTCCCCGCCCACCTGCGCGTCGACCAGCCCCCGCGCGACCCGTCGGCGCTGCCCACACCGGCACCGGCCCGTCCGGCGCCGGCATCGGCATCGGCATCGGCATCGGCATCGGCATCGGCGAAGAGGTTCAACCCGAAAACCCAACGCACATTGTCGTACGTGATGAGTGGCATCAGTGCCGGCGGCGTCGTGTCCATGCAGCAGCACGAGCCGGTCCTGGCCGCCCTGTTCCTTCTGCTGCTGATCCTGGTGACGACCGGTGGCCACGTCATGCGGCGCCGCCTACGGCACCATATGTGA
- a CDS encoding GNAT family N-acetyltransferase, which yields MPLEVRPINGPGEIDLFNSLPYQLNPEIAGDLEAGRRRPQWLWIALRGGTVVARAGWWSRPGDALPALMDIFDVTDIDAGRHLLRTAMAAVPTGQYNRYLPPDWRETARAAAEVRESLLAETGGRLFVERLRLEWRPGTPIRDPGDRLRFRPPHGADELIGLMTAVLDGTLDAFSRDDLRRMTAREAAEQQYAEELARYGSPRDWWRVAVRADDGEPVGFVIPAHNGYHPIIAYLGVAPVHRGNGYIDEILAAGVRILADRDVPRIRAATDLGNTPMAAAFARAGFRAFEHEIAFTWPD from the coding sequence GTGCCCCTCGAGGTGCGCCCGATCAACGGCCCCGGCGAGATCGACCTGTTCAACTCGCTGCCCTACCAGCTCAATCCGGAGATCGCCGGCGACCTCGAGGCCGGGCGGCGCCGGCCGCAATGGCTGTGGATCGCCCTGCGCGGCGGCACCGTCGTGGCCCGGGCCGGCTGGTGGTCCCGGCCCGGCGACGCGCTGCCGGCGCTCATGGACATCTTCGACGTGACCGACATCGATGCCGGCCGCCACCTGCTGCGCACGGCGATGGCCGCCGTCCCGACCGGGCAGTACAACCGCTATCTGCCGCCGGATTGGCGGGAGACGGCGCGCGCGGCGGCCGAGGTGCGCGAGTCGCTGCTGGCCGAGACGGGCGGCAGGCTCTTCGTCGAACGGCTGCGTCTGGAATGGCGGCCCGGCACGCCGATCCGCGACCCCGGCGACCGCCTGCGCTTCCGGCCCCCGCACGGTGCCGACGAACTGATCGGCCTGATGACCGCGGTGCTCGACGGCACCCTGGACGCGTTCAGCCGGGACGATCTGCGCCGGATGACCGCGCGCGAGGCGGCCGAACAGCAGTATGCCGAGGAGCTGGCGCGGTACGGCAGCCCGCGCGACTGGTGGCGGGTCGCGGTCCGGGCCGACGACGGCGAGCCGGTCGGCTTCGTGATCCCGGCCCACAACGGATATCACCCGATCATCGCCTATCTCGGGGTCGCGCCGGTGCATCGCGGCAACGGATACATCGACGAGATCCTGGCCGCCGGCGTGCGGATCCTGGCCGATCGGGACGTGCCGCGGATTCGCGCCGCCACCGATCTGGGCAACACCCCGATGGCGGCGGCTTTCGCGCGCGCCGGATTCCGCGCCTTCGAACACGAGATCGCCTTCACCTGGCCGGATTGA
- a CDS encoding bifunctional 3-(3-hydroxy-phenyl)propionate/3-hydroxycinnamic acid hydroxylase, giving the protein MEHVPVVIVGAGPTGLTAALMLARRGVGCVVLERFPEPYPLPRAVHFDDEIFRVLAGLGLAAGLHAISRPAPGMQLVDPSLRPLATFDREPAGEHGFPQANMFDQPDLERLLRQALPHGALRAGRQVYDVEQPPSGPVLVRYRSVEGPGELTADFVLGCDGANSLVRSLIGSTLDDLGFTQRWLVVDAQGPDLSAYPGVQQVCDPSRAATFMMVTPGRYRWEFRLPVDRSVPSLLQPWLSGLPDPGALSILRTAEYTFRGALASRWRDRRVFLLGDAAHLTPPFIGQGLCAGIRDAANLTWKIAFVLSGRADERLLGTYAQERRPHARSMIRMAMLIGWVMTGGSRRSAALRRFLLRTVTRLPGAERRAMNVAWPAFHRGPLVGPGGGRLCPAALDESLGDGFALTGGLLIRPDRVVAAAGRHARKDFPAAAGIHDSGL; this is encoded by the coding sequence ATGGAACATGTCCCGGTGGTGATCGTCGGCGCCGGCCCGACCGGCCTGACCGCCGCGCTGATGCTGGCCCGTCGCGGTGTCGGATGTGTGGTGCTGGAGCGCTTCCCGGAGCCGTATCCGCTGCCCCGTGCCGTGCACTTCGACGACGAGATCTTCCGCGTCCTCGCCGGCCTCGGGCTGGCGGCCGGGCTGCACGCGATCTCCCGGCCCGCGCCCGGCATGCAACTGGTCGATCCGTCGCTGCGGCCGCTCGCCACCTTCGACCGCGAGCCCGCCGGCGAGCACGGCTTCCCGCAGGCCAACATGTTCGATCAACCGGATCTCGAGCGCCTCTTGCGGCAGGCGTTGCCCCACGGAGCGCTTCGCGCCGGGAGACAGGTGTACGACGTGGAGCAGCCGCCGTCCGGTCCGGTCCTCGTCCGTTACCGATCAGTGGAGGGGCCGGGTGAACTGACCGCCGACTTCGTGCTCGGCTGCGACGGCGCGAACAGCCTGGTCCGGTCCCTGATCGGGTCCACACTCGACGACCTGGGCTTCACCCAGCGCTGGCTGGTGGTCGACGCGCAGGGCCCGGACCTGTCCGCGTACCCGGGGGTGCAGCAGGTCTGCGACCCGTCGCGGGCGGCCACCTTCATGATGGTCACGCCCGGCCGATATCGATGGGAGTTCCGCCTCCCGGTCGACCGGTCGGTGCCGTCGCTGCTCCAGCCCTGGCTCAGCGGGCTCCCGGACCCGGGGGCGCTGAGCATTCTGCGTACCGCCGAATACACCTTCCGCGGCGCCCTCGCCTCCCGCTGGCGGGACCGCCGGGTCTTCCTGCTGGGCGACGCCGCCCACCTCACCCCGCCGTTCATCGGCCAGGGCCTGTGCGCCGGCATCCGGGACGCCGCCAACCTGACCTGGAAGATCGCGTTCGTGCTGTCCGGCCGCGCCGACGAGCGGCTGCTCGGCACGTACGCCCAGGAGCGTCGCCCGCACGCCCGCAGCATGATCCGGATGGCGATGCTGATCGGCTGGGTGATGACCGGCGGCAGCCGCCGCTCGGCGGCACTCCGCCGTTTTCTGCTACGCACCGTCACCAGACTGCCGGGCGCGGAGCGCCGGGCGATGAACGTCGCGTGGCCGGCGTTCCACCGTGGTCCGCTGGTCGGCCCGGGCGGTGGCCGGCTCTGCCCGGCCGCTCTCGACGAGTCGCTCGGCGACGGCTTCGCGCTCACCGGCGGCCTGCTGATCCGGCCGGACCGGGTCGTCGCGGCCGCCGGCCGGCACGCCCGCAAGGACTTCCCGGCCGCCGCCGGCATCCACGATTCCGGCCTGTGA
- a CDS encoding arylamine N-acetyltransferase — protein sequence MDVTAYLDRIGADDPGLRELSRAHQRAVPFENLSIHLGETISLDPDALFDKVVRRRRGGFCYELNGLFALLLEELGHTVDRVACRVHRGDGVFGPLFDHLALIVDGEWLVDVGFGRHTIYPLRLGDRADQVDPEGRFRLVDAPDGDIVVLRAGEPQYRLERRARPLTDFAPACWWQQTWPESQFRRAPVCTRLDGDTRITLSRRTLLRTVGGDRVETELTSDADLLAAYRTHFGIELDRPIG from the coding sequence ATGGACGTGACCGCATACCTCGACCGGATCGGTGCCGACGACCCCGGATTGCGCGAGCTGAGCCGCGCCCACCAGCGCGCCGTGCCGTTCGAGAATCTCAGCATCCATCTGGGGGAGACCATCTCGCTGGACCCGGACGCGCTTTTCGACAAGGTCGTGCGCCGGCGCCGCGGGGGTTTCTGCTACGAGCTCAACGGCCTTTTCGCGCTGCTGCTGGAAGAGCTCGGGCACACGGTCGACCGGGTCGCCTGCCGGGTGCACCGCGGGGACGGTGTTTTCGGCCCGCTCTTCGACCACCTCGCCTTGATCGTCGACGGTGAATGGCTGGTGGATGTGGGCTTCGGCCGGCACACCATCTATCCGCTGCGGCTCGGCGACCGTGCGGACCAGGTCGATCCGGAAGGCCGTTTCCGGCTCGTCGACGCCCCCGATGGCGACATCGTCGTGCTGCGTGCCGGCGAACCGCAGTATCGGCTGGAACGCCGGGCCCGTCCGCTCACCGATTTCGCACCGGCCTGCTGGTGGCAACAGACCTGGCCGGAATCGCAGTTTCGCCGGGCCCCGGTCTGCACCCGCCTGGACGGTGACACCCGCATCACCCTGAGCCGCCGCACCCTGCTGCGCACCGTCGGCGGCGATCGTGTCGAGACCGAACTGACCTCCGACGCGGATCTGCTCGCCGCGTACCGCACCCATTTCGGCATCGAACTGGACCGCCCGATCGGATAG
- a CDS encoding VWA domain-containing protein, whose translation MSAAENRRQVLYWRLLARLFDPEEQATLESASMAVVDDLGLPAALLDPAVSVDTVVQRFPHLAAEFDTLMSDPGDDREGEVRRAALVSKLLLNVFATGSGSVTAGQLQGWQADAGWFERAMGCEPGRLRGRSGEGEDGLGRVLAGIEGDLISRMRLREVLADPRLAGQLTPSMSLIEQLLRDKHNLDGVALANAKALIRRFVDEVAQVLRTQVAQAGAGTIDRSVPPKRVYRNLDLDRTIWKNLPNWSPDDERLYVDRLYYRQTAKRVEPARMIVVVDQSGSMVDSMVNCTILASIFAGLPKVDVHLLAYDTVALDLTPWVHDPFEVLLHTKLGGGTNGTVALDLARPRIADPRNTVVVWISDFYEWQQQAVWDGMHAIHRSGVKFIPVGSVSSGGHQSVNPWFRQRFKDQGTPVLSGHIKKLVAELKNFLV comes from the coding sequence ATGAGCGCTGCGGAGAATCGCCGGCAGGTGCTGTACTGGCGGCTGCTGGCCCGGCTGTTCGACCCGGAGGAGCAGGCCACCCTGGAGTCCGCCTCGATGGCCGTCGTCGACGACCTCGGGCTGCCCGCCGCGCTGCTCGACCCGGCGGTGTCGGTGGACACCGTCGTGCAGCGCTTCCCGCACCTGGCGGCCGAGTTCGACACCCTGATGAGCGATCCCGGAGACGACCGGGAGGGCGAGGTGCGCCGCGCCGCGCTGGTGTCGAAACTGCTGCTCAACGTGTTCGCCACCGGGTCCGGCAGCGTGACCGCGGGGCAGTTGCAGGGCTGGCAGGCCGACGCCGGCTGGTTCGAGCGGGCGATGGGCTGCGAGCCCGGCCGGCTGCGCGGCCGCTCCGGCGAGGGCGAGGACGGTCTGGGCCGGGTGCTCGCCGGGATCGAGGGTGACCTGATCAGCCGGATGCGGCTGCGCGAGGTGCTCGCCGACCCGCGGCTGGCCGGGCAGCTCACCCCGAGCATGTCGCTGATCGAGCAGCTGCTGCGCGACAAGCACAACCTGGACGGGGTCGCGCTGGCCAACGCCAAGGCGCTGATCCGCCGGTTCGTCGACGAGGTGGCCCAGGTGCTGCGCACCCAGGTGGCCCAGGCCGGTGCCGGCACGATCGACCGGTCGGTGCCGCCGAAACGCGTCTACCGCAACCTCGACCTCGACCGCACCATCTGGAAGAACCTGCCGAACTGGAGCCCCGACGACGAGCGGCTCTACGTCGACCGCCTCTACTACCGGCAGACCGCGAAACGCGTCGAGCCGGCCCGGATGATCGTGGTGGTCGACCAGTCCGGCTCGATGGTCGACTCGATGGTGAACTGCACCATCCTGGCCTCGATCTTCGCGGGGCTGCCCAAGGTCGACGTGCACCTGCTGGCGTACGACACCGTCGCCCTCGACCTCACCCCCTGGGTGCACGACCCGTTCGAGGTGCTGCTGCACACCAAGCTCGGCGGGGGCACCAACGGCACGGTCGCGCTCGACCTGGCCCGGCCCAGGATCGCCGACCCGCGTAACACCGTGGTGGTCTGGATCTCCGATTTCTACGAGTGGCAGCAGCAGGCCGTCTGGGACGGCATGCACGCCATTCACCGGTCCGGAGTGAAATTCATCCCGGTCGGCTCGGTCAGCAGCGGCGGCCACCAGAGCGTCAACCCGTGGTTCCGCCAGCGCTTCAAGGACCAGGGCACCCCGGTCCTGTCCGGACACATCAAGAAGCTCGTCGCCGAGCTCAAGAACTTCCTCGTCTGA